One Longimicrobiales bacterium DNA window includes the following coding sequences:
- a CDS encoding phosphatidate cytidylyltransferase: protein MTKASRPKNGELKSRWTVTIIGIPTVLGLLYSGGWILGVPVAFAAWIGATETYRLGEQSDIKPFRILGGTAAAALTLFAVRFPTFTGLAPWAVVIFLGLFVTSAFSAMMWRWPKGKPLSAVSHTLFGAMYVGFALACIPLLHAAPAVYGWGPLMADPRSGLAMVALPLACTWVGDSAAFFAGIKWGRSKILPKISPKKSWVGSWTGLVAAAAAGMLWYLLAQPYLPGLPIRGLATAAGVGVLLGAGAQIGDFFESLLKREAGVKDSGTIFGGHGGMLDRLDALTVTLPLAYALVLVLERWA, encoded by the coding sequence ATGACCAAAGCCTCGAGACCCAAGAACGGGGAACTGAAGAGCCGATGGACCGTGACGATCATCGGGATTCCAACGGTTCTTGGTCTCCTCTACTCGGGTGGGTGGATCCTCGGAGTTCCGGTGGCCTTCGCGGCTTGGATCGGGGCTACGGAGACGTATCGCCTGGGAGAGCAGTCCGACATCAAGCCATTTAGGATCCTGGGTGGGACAGCGGCTGCCGCGCTGACGCTTTTCGCTGTGCGCTTCCCGACCTTTACGGGTCTGGCGCCTTGGGCGGTGGTGATCTTCCTCGGGCTTTTCGTCACCAGCGCCTTTTCCGCGATGATGTGGCGATGGCCAAAGGGTAAACCCCTCTCAGCGGTGTCGCACACGCTGTTCGGCGCCATGTACGTCGGATTCGCGCTGGCGTGCATTCCGCTGCTACACGCGGCTCCTGCGGTGTATGGCTGGGGGCCGTTGATGGCTGATCCGCGGAGTGGCTTGGCGATGGTCGCCTTACCTCTCGCTTGTACGTGGGTGGGAGACTCGGCGGCATTCTTCGCTGGAATCAAGTGGGGGCGGTCAAAAATTCTGCCCAAGATCAGCCCGAAGAAGAGTTGGGTCGGTTCTTGGACCGGACTTGTGGCTGCTGCTGCGGCTGGCATGCTGTGGTACCTGCTCGCACAACCGTACTTGCCCGGGCTGCCTATTCGTGGCCTGGCGACCGCGGCCGGGGTGGGTGTGTTACTCGGTGCCGGCGCACAGATAGGCGATTTCTTTGAATCCCTTCTGAAGCGCGAAGCTGGAGTGAAGGACTCGGGCACTATCTTCGGCGGCCACGGCGGGATGTTGGACCGACTGGACGCGCTCACCGTTACGCTTCCCTTAGCCTACGCCTTGGTCCTCGTCTTGGAGCGGTGGGCTTGA
- the frr gene encoding ribosome recycling factor: MPTVEEARSPMDAALDSLRREFATVRTGKASPALLDTIRVEVYGSKMPINQVATVSTPEASLLMVQPFDKSILPDIERAIMIGDLGLNPANDGNVIRIPIPPLNEERRREYVKILHKMAEDAKVSVRHARRLVREALHQLVKDHELSEDDGRRREDSIEKVTHEYSNKIDELLKHKEEEVMAI; encoded by the coding sequence ATGCCGACCGTTGAGGAAGCCAGAAGTCCTATGGATGCTGCTCTCGACTCTCTCCGTCGTGAGTTCGCCACCGTTCGGACAGGAAAAGCGAGCCCAGCCCTCCTCGACACGATCCGTGTCGAGGTGTATGGCTCGAAGATGCCCATCAATCAGGTCGCGACGGTGTCGACACCCGAGGCGAGTTTGCTGATGGTGCAGCCGTTCGACAAATCCATCCTCCCGGACATCGAGCGCGCCATCATGATCGGGGATCTTGGCTTGAATCCTGCAAACGATGGAAATGTGATCCGAATCCCCATTCCGCCCCTCAATGAGGAGCGACGCAGAGAATACGTGAAGATCCTCCACAAGATGGCGGAAGATGCGAAGGTGTCGGTGCGGCACGCGCGCCGACTCGTACGCGAGGCATTGCACCAACTCGTGAAGGATCACGAGTTGAGTGAGGACGACGGTCGACGTCGCGAGGACTCGATCGAGAAGGTCACGCATGAGTACTCGAACAAAATTGACGAGTTACTCAAGCACAAAGAAGAAGAGGTCATGGCCATTTAG
- the rseP gene encoding RIP metalloprotease RseP: MTILATVIVLGVLIFVHELGHFWAAKAVGVEVQCFSIGFGPKVLGFKYGETEYVLSLLPLGGYVKMGGMDDEVMERLEGGTEVTREPSDRDFDSKSIWARTLVISAGVIMNMLFAFGVYTFVIAKWGVPELSTTRMGLVRAETLPAGTEELASIMPGSRFVSFGEMPVEDWGDVRGGLLSSAPGPLEVRFVEPSATVQIRIPTDELERRALAGSVASWVEAGVGAVNPGSPADKAGLEAGDRVTAVSDVPVANWFEFVAQVESKPGERVELTVVREDREIIRAVTLDAEDAERADGSIMQVGKIGIYPPIGDLTYARVGLGESARYGYRETKAVAGAIFGFLGQLVTGGVSPRSVGSIVTIGEASGQAAAAGMDSFLRFMGMFSVNLAILNLLPIPVLDGGHLVFLGIEAIRGGRGLTLEQKLRWSNVGFLIVVAIMLWALSNDFLRLLGI, encoded by the coding sequence ATGACGATTCTCGCGACAGTCATCGTTTTGGGCGTGCTGATCTTCGTGCACGAACTAGGGCACTTCTGGGCCGCCAAGGCCGTAGGGGTGGAAGTTCAGTGCTTCTCCATCGGGTTCGGTCCCAAGGTCCTCGGGTTCAAATATGGTGAGACTGAGTATGTCCTGAGCCTGCTCCCGTTGGGGGGCTACGTGAAGATGGGCGGGATGGACGATGAGGTGATGGAGCGGCTCGAGGGCGGCACCGAAGTCACCCGCGAACCCAGTGATCGCGACTTCGATTCCAAGTCGATTTGGGCACGCACCCTCGTGATCTCGGCTGGCGTGATCATGAACATGTTGTTCGCCTTCGGCGTCTACACGTTCGTGATCGCGAAGTGGGGTGTCCCCGAGCTCAGCACAACGAGGATGGGTCTCGTGAGGGCGGAGACGCTCCCAGCCGGTACAGAGGAACTCGCCTCGATCATGCCCGGGAGCCGCTTCGTCAGTTTCGGGGAGATGCCGGTCGAGGATTGGGGGGACGTAAGGGGAGGACTCTTGTCCTCTGCTCCCGGCCCCCTCGAGGTGCGGTTTGTCGAACCATCCGCAACGGTCCAGATCCGAATTCCTACGGATGAACTGGAGCGACGCGCCCTCGCGGGTTCAGTCGCGAGCTGGGTTGAGGCAGGCGTTGGGGCCGTGAACCCGGGCTCCCCGGCGGACAAGGCAGGCCTGGAGGCGGGGGACCGGGTCACCGCCGTTTCTGACGTACCCGTAGCGAATTGGTTTGAGTTCGTCGCACAAGTCGAATCGAAACCGGGCGAGAGGGTCGAGCTGACTGTGGTGCGCGAAGATCGCGAGATCATTCGGGCGGTAACGCTCGATGCTGAGGACGCAGAGCGCGCGGATGGCTCCATCATGCAGGTGGGGAAGATCGGTATCTATCCCCCGATCGGAGATCTCACCTACGCTCGTGTCGGCCTCGGGGAGTCCGCTCGATATGGATATCGTGAGACCAAAGCCGTCGCGGGCGCCATTTTCGGCTTTCTAGGGCAGCTGGTGACCGGCGGGGTTTCCCCTCGTTCCGTGGGGAGCATCGTCACGATTGGTGAAGCCTCAGGACAAGCAGCGGCTGCCGGTATGGATTCGTTCCTTCGCTTCATGGGGATGTTCAGCGTCAACCTCGCGATTCTGAACCTCCTGCCGATCCCAGTGTTGGATGGCGGGCATTTGGTCTTTCTGGGCATCGAGGCGATTCGCGGTGGGCGCGGATTGACGCTCGAGCAAAAACTTCGATGGAGTAACGTGGGCTTCTTGATCGTTGTCGCGATCATGCTTTGGGCCCTATCGAACGACTTCCTCAGACTGCTCGGGATCTAA
- the rpsB gene encoding 30S ribosomal protein S2, which yields MSEVGLSQLLEAGVHFGHQTRRWNPKMKPFIFTERNGIHIIDLRKTLDRLTVAQQAVREVVLRGDRILFVCTKKQLRSIVEQEALASNSFFVTERWLGGMLTNFQTIRKQIRRLKELERGQEENVYEFYTKKERLMLDRERIKLDKYLSGVKDMGRLPGAVFIVDAKRETIAVKEAAKLGIPIIAITDTNADPDLVDYPIPGNDDAMRSVGLIANAIANTIDTARLEVPDEERRRVDAMEATTYSTETGEKTTEKPEPQRRRPRRKRRPQPEVIGVVLGEDGKPVEGAAEGAESAVPADAETPAEGEAPEALVEEAAAAEATPAPETNEEEKSEG from the coding sequence ATGTCTGAAGTAGGCCTCAGTCAACTATTGGAGGCCGGAGTTCACTTCGGCCACCAGACACGCCGTTGGAATCCGAAGATGAAGCCGTTCATCTTCACGGAACGAAACGGCATCCATATCATCGACCTCCGCAAGACGCTGGATCGGCTCACGGTCGCTCAGCAGGCTGTGCGTGAAGTCGTCCTCCGTGGTGACCGAATTCTCTTCGTCTGCACGAAGAAGCAGCTCCGGTCCATCGTTGAGCAGGAAGCACTGGCGTCTAACTCCTTCTTCGTCACGGAGCGTTGGCTGGGAGGCATGCTGACCAACTTCCAGACCATCCGGAAGCAGATTCGTCGGCTCAAAGAGCTCGAGCGTGGCCAGGAAGAGAACGTGTACGAGTTCTACACGAAGAAAGAGCGCCTCATGCTCGACCGCGAGCGGATCAAGCTCGACAAGTATCTGTCCGGCGTGAAGGACATGGGTCGACTCCCGGGTGCTGTGTTCATTGTCGACGCGAAACGCGAGACGATCGCGGTGAAGGAAGCGGCGAAGCTTGGCATCCCGATCATCGCAATAACGGATACCAACGCGGACCCTGATCTCGTCGACTATCCCATTCCGGGTAACGACGACGCAATGCGATCGGTTGGACTGATCGCGAACGCGATAGCGAACACGATCGATACCGCCCGCCTCGAAGTTCCGGATGAGGAGCGGCGCCGTGTCGATGCGATGGAAGCCACGACGTACTCCACTGAAACCGGTGAGAAGACGACCGAGAAGCCGGAGCCGCAGCGTCGCCGTCCGCGCCGCAAGCGTCGCCCCCAGCCTGAGGTTATCGGGGTAGTTCTTGGAGAAGACGGTAAGCCTGTCGAAGGTGCTGCAGAGGGCGCCGAGTCCGCAGTTCCTGCCGATGCTGAAACTCCGGCAGAGGGTGAAGCTCCGGAGGCACTCGTCGAAGAGGCCGCGGCAGCCGAGGCTACACCGGCACCGGAAACGAACGAAGAAGAGAAGTCTGAGGGGTAG
- a CDS encoding DUF922 domain-containing protein, with the protein MKTRTCAQILSCTALILFAVPVAGQSVRPPGVPEGLNVVSREERYELVAERLGQVVELLNEMRLEGEGAAFSQGLTDYRVTPQWKFEVLGEGCGITAVSVDVDITITLPRWRAAVHSVADEQLRWREVLLRITRHEYRHRDITIEVAAELLTVLEGLEAGTCTAVRRAAESALALARAELKRRHAAFDAIDGRTLDA; encoded by the coding sequence ATGAAGACGCGGACATGTGCTCAAATCTTGTCGTGTACGGCGTTGATTCTGTTCGCCGTCCCAGTGGCAGGTCAATCCGTACGTCCCCCAGGTGTCCCGGAGGGACTCAACGTTGTTTCCCGGGAGGAGCGGTACGAGCTAGTGGCTGAGCGTCTGGGGCAGGTAGTTGAACTCCTGAACGAGATGCGGCTCGAGGGAGAGGGCGCCGCGTTTAGCCAGGGCCTCACCGACTACCGCGTAACCCCGCAGTGGAAGTTCGAGGTGCTTGGGGAGGGTTGTGGGATCACCGCGGTGAGTGTGGATGTGGATATCACAATCACCCTTCCACGGTGGCGGGCCGCAGTTCACTCCGTCGCGGATGAGCAACTCCGGTGGAGGGAGGTCCTCCTGCGCATTACACGTCATGAGTATCGCCATCGCGATATCACGATCGAGGTCGCCGCCGAGCTGCTCACGGTCCTAGAGGGCCTCGAAGCGGGGACATGCACGGCGGTCAGGCGGGCTGCCGAATCAGCGCTGGCTTTGGCTAGAGCTGAATTAAAACGCCGACATGCTGCCTTCGATGCGATCGACGGTCGGACCTTGGACGCGTAG
- the dxr gene encoding 1-deoxy-D-xylulose-5-phosphate reductoisomerase, protein MIRIAILGSTGSIGRSTLQVVSRHPERFEVVSLAANRRVDVLADQVSRFSPKRAVLADLDVARPSGGGVDWQSGREALIALAADPEVDVVVNALVGAAGLEPTLTALEAGHRLALANKESLVAGGDLVLEAAARGGGELVPIDSEHSAILQCMEGQPREAVQRVILTASGGPFRGRNSDDLWHVGPEEALRHPTWDMGSKITIDSATLANKALEVIEAHFLYRLGYDRIDAVIHPQSVVHSFVEFVDGSVLAQLGFPTMELPILYALSHPERITDGVLQTYDPVRSSPMTFEEIDHAVFPLFGLGVEAGAAGGVSPAVYNAGNEIAVQAFLKGGIRFPEMADVVNEAITRVGSSQLTNTDDVIAVDAAARVIAAEAAERLGDARIETTQ, encoded by the coding sequence TTGATTCGTATCGCAATCTTGGGCTCCACCGGTTCTATCGGACGCAGCACACTACAGGTGGTATCCCGACATCCGGAACGATTCGAAGTTGTTTCGCTCGCGGCGAATCGTCGGGTGGACGTGCTTGCTGATCAGGTATCTCGCTTCTCTCCGAAACGCGCTGTGCTGGCAGATCTGGACGTCGCTCGTCCGTCGGGTGGGGGAGTTGATTGGCAGAGCGGTAGGGAGGCACTGATCGCCTTGGCCGCTGACCCGGAAGTCGATGTCGTTGTGAACGCGTTGGTCGGCGCGGCCGGCCTTGAACCGACACTGACTGCGCTCGAGGCCGGACATCGACTCGCACTCGCGAACAAAGAATCACTCGTGGCTGGCGGGGATCTCGTGCTCGAGGCGGCTGCCCGTGGTGGCGGGGAACTCGTGCCCATCGATTCCGAACACAGCGCGATTCTGCAGTGCATGGAGGGACAGCCGAGAGAGGCGGTCCAGCGCGTCATCCTAACCGCCTCCGGCGGCCCGTTTCGGGGTCGGAACTCCGACGACCTGTGGCACGTAGGACCTGAGGAAGCGCTAAGGCACCCCACCTGGGATATGGGGTCGAAGATCACGATCGACTCAGCGACCTTGGCCAACAAGGCCTTGGAGGTGATCGAGGCTCACTTTCTCTACCGACTGGGGTATGACCGCATCGATGCAGTGATACACCCGCAGTCGGTCGTCCACTCCTTCGTGGAGTTCGTCGACGGGTCCGTATTGGCGCAACTCGGCTTTCCGACCATGGAGCTGCCGATTTTGTACGCGCTCAGTCACCCTGAACGGATCACTGACGGGGTGCTTCAAACGTACGATCCTGTGCGTTCGTCGCCGATGACGTTCGAAGAGATCGACCATGCCGTGTTCCCGCTCTTTGGTCTGGGTGTGGAGGCGGGCGCCGCGGGTGGTGTTTCACCTGCTGTGTACAATGCGGGGAACGAGATCGCCGTTCAGGCGTTCTTAAAGGGTGGGATTCGCTTTCCGGAGATGGCGGATGTCGTGAACGAAGCGATCACCCGAGTAGGTTCGAGCCAACTAACCAATACAGATGACGTGATAGCCGTGGATGCGGCGGCGCGAGTGATCGCGGCGGAGGCAGCCGAACGGCTTGGCGATGCAAGGATAGAAACAACTCAATGA
- a CDS encoding putative sugar nucleotidyl transferase, which produces MSTPALYIFDDGRARRWAPFSLTRPIAEISFGCGLLRTRTESALGLECAGHLSRRALAGFKEAGSPPVVSTEEVNTESGAVLISSRVVLTAPVDAIREGVSRIEVAGVTVGWVIPPGGDTPSDLWLRDPAAAPRDGESLSWEGALLAHPWDLVEHNPDAISADIAALGATSPPPVGVVMIGDGGLSIAESAVIEPGVVLDTRAGPIRLADSVRVEGPARLVGPLAVGEGTILLGGSIGGSSIGRDCKVRGELWGSLLGDRVNKAHEGHIGRAVIGAWVNLGAGTTNSDLKNNYGTVTVWTPDGDVDTGRIKVGCFIGDHVKTGIGTLLNTGTVIGAGSNVFGGAMPPTAVPPFSWGSGANLATHKIERFLETTERVMSRRSLELDDSMKALFKRAWSVTATQRPE; this is translated from the coding sequence ATGAGCACGCCCGCCCTCTATATCTTCGACGATGGTCGGGCACGCCGGTGGGCGCCGTTCTCGCTGACCCGTCCTATCGCGGAAATCAGTTTCGGTTGCGGTCTGCTCCGCACTCGGACGGAATCGGCACTAGGACTCGAATGTGCGGGGCACTTGTCCCGAAGGGCCTTGGCCGGCTTCAAAGAGGCCGGGTCACCTCCTGTTGTATCGACCGAGGAGGTCAACACGGAGTCGGGCGCAGTGCTCATCTCTTCCCGTGTGGTGTTGACCGCCCCTGTCGACGCCATTCGGGAAGGCGTTTCCCGAATCGAAGTTGCCGGCGTCACCGTGGGTTGGGTCATCCCGCCGGGGGGAGACACCCCGTCCGACCTGTGGCTCCGCGACCCTGCTGCCGCCCCCCGCGACGGTGAATCCTTGAGTTGGGAGGGAGCACTACTGGCTCATCCCTGGGACCTCGTGGAACACAATCCCGATGCAATCTCAGCAGACATTGCGGCCCTTGGCGCGACGAGCCCACCACCCGTAGGTGTCGTGATGATCGGCGACGGCGGTCTTTCGATCGCAGAGAGTGCGGTGATCGAACCGGGTGTCGTGTTGGACACCCGCGCGGGGCCCATTCGCCTCGCTGACTCCGTCCGGGTCGAAGGGCCAGCCCGCTTGGTCGGCCCGCTCGCGGTGGGTGAAGGCACGATTCTACTGGGTGGATCCATCGGCGGGAGTTCCATAGGCCGCGACTGCAAGGTCCGCGGCGAATTGTGGGGTAGCCTCTTGGGAGATCGTGTTAACAAGGCCCATGAAGGCCACATAGGGCGGGCCGTCATCGGGGCCTGGGTCAACCTCGGGGCCGGAACGACCAACTCAGACCTCAAGAACAACTACGGGACGGTGACGGTCTGGACACCCGACGGCGATGTGGACACAGGTCGAATCAAGGTCGGGTGCTTCATAGGCGACCACGTGAAGACAGGAATCGGCACGCTCCTCAATACCGGAACCGTCATCGGCGCGGGAAGCAACGTTTTTGGTGGAGCGATGCCCCCGACAGCTGTTCCGCCATTCAGTTGGGGCTCAGGAGCGAATCTCGCGACCCACAAGATCGAGAGGTTTCTCGAGACTACGGAACGCGTGATGTCTCGGCGCTCACTGGAGCTCGATGATTCGATGAAGGCCCTCTTCAAGCGAGCATGGTCGGTGACGGCAACCCAGCGACCAGAATGA
- a CDS encoding carboxypeptidase-like regulatory domain-containing protein gives MSLMDTAIRRSGTVSALVLIGLFGGAGGAMSQDAPTAIRGRVLDEATRVPLEGAIVMLLGGVTGYMTDSLGHFRLDVYPDDFGYRLSVEQLGYATIEVSVPASALTDFTTINLPVNPIALEGLEVLVDRFERRRRFFNGTVRILDQALLMRSAGTAYDAVRRIIPFARPCRSDLTDLCAYRRGGRRRVSICIDEVPAYAGISELDQYDPLELYLVEVFDVTQVRVYTRSFVQRAMREGRRLQPLSWGCA, from the coding sequence ATGAGTCTCATGGACACCGCGATTCGACGATCTGGAACTGTATCTGCGCTCGTTCTCATAGGGCTGTTCGGGGGAGCTGGTGGGGCCATGTCCCAGGATGCCCCCACGGCCATTCGGGGCAGGGTGCTCGACGAGGCCACACGAGTACCACTCGAAGGGGCGATTGTCATGCTGTTGGGTGGAGTAACCGGGTATATGACGGACTCGCTCGGCCATTTCCGATTGGATGTATATCCTGATGATTTCGGATACCGTTTGTCCGTCGAGCAACTCGGGTATGCGACTATAGAAGTGTCGGTACCGGCTTCGGCTCTCACTGACTTCACAACGATCAACCTTCCGGTAAATCCGATTGCTCTAGAGGGACTCGAAGTGTTGGTCGATCGATTCGAACGGAGGCGACGGTTCTTCAACGGGACCGTCCGGATCCTCGACCAAGCGCTGCTCATGCGTTCAGCGGGTACGGCGTATGACGCCGTCCGGAGAATCATCCCGTTCGCTCGCCCGTGCCGGTCGGATCTCACCGATCTGTGTGCGTACAGAAGAGGTGGGCGAAGAAGGGTCTCAATCTGTATCGATGAGGTCCCGGCGTACGCAGGAATCAGTGAGTTAGACCAGTATGATCCTTTGGAGTTGTATCTGGTCGAGGTCTTCGACGTGACGCAGGTCCGGGTCTACACACGTTCGTTCGTACAACGCGCGATGCGGGAGGGCCGTCGACTACAGCCGCTGTCCTGGGGCTGCGCCTGA
- a CDS encoding MBL fold metallo-hydrolase, which produces MRVSVLGSGSAGNATLVWAGNTRVLIDAGFSGKDLARRMAVLSIDPESVDAIVITHDHGDHTKGMGVFARRHGTPLYMTEPTRDACSKLLKGEEDVITYRAGRPFNIGDVRIEPFITVHDAVDPVGVAVVDECTGLRLGVATDLGRPTAQIRHALSECDFLVLEANHDEVLLHTSAYPVSVRRRIASSHGHLSNQAAAGFVLELLHPRLTAVVLAHLSNECNRPAMALQVVGDALKNAGWSGHLEVARQDRPTQLFDVEELRYRTGPTQLSLL; this is translated from the coding sequence GTGAGGGTCTCCGTTCTCGGCAGTGGGAGCGCGGGCAACGCCACACTGGTTTGGGCCGGAAACACCCGCGTATTGATCGACGCAGGCTTCAGCGGCAAGGACCTCGCCCGCCGAATGGCTGTCTTGTCCATCGACCCTGAGTCGGTGGATGCCATCGTGATCACACACGACCATGGTGACCACACAAAGGGCATGGGTGTCTTCGCACGTCGCCACGGCACGCCGTTGTATATGACCGAGCCGACCCGTGACGCTTGCTCAAAACTCCTAAAAGGAGAAGAGGACGTCATCACCTATCGGGCCGGGCGTCCGTTCAATATTGGCGACGTCCGAATCGAGCCGTTTATCACCGTCCACGATGCAGTAGATCCGGTCGGGGTCGCCGTCGTAGATGAATGCACAGGCTTACGCCTCGGTGTCGCCACAGACCTCGGCCGCCCGACCGCACAAATTCGCCATGCACTTTCGGAGTGTGACTTTCTCGTCCTAGAAGCCAATCACGACGAAGTGCTTCTCCACACGAGCGCCTACCCCGTGTCCGTCCGGCGGAGGATCGCGTCGAGCCACGGGCACCTATCGAACCAAGCGGCGGCAGGGTTCGTCCTGGAACTTCTCCACCCTCGCCTGACTGCCGTAGTGCTCGCCCACCTATCCAATGAATGCAATCGTCCCGCCATGGCCTTACAGGTGGTAGGCGATGCTCTGAAGAACGCGGGATGGTCTGGGCATCTGGAGGTCGCTCGTCAGGACCGACCGACCCAACTCTTCGATGTCGAAGAACTCCGATATCGAACGGGCCCGACTCAACTGAGCCTCCTCTAG
- the pyrH gene encoding UMP kinase encodes MSESGPGLKYKRVLLKLSGEALAGDRGFGIEPSVVDRLTDEIRSIVEMGVSLGVVIGGGNIVRGAMASKEGMDRVQADYMGMLSTVINALAVQDLLEHKGVETRVMTAIRMEEIAEPYIRRRAMRHIEKGRVVLFAGGTGNPYFSTDTAAVLRAIEMDSDVVIKATKVQGVYTADPVKDPGAEFIPSISFQEVMQRELAVMDAAAVSLCKENGLPIIVLNLENRGAVGNAIRGERIGTLVS; translated from the coding sequence ATGAGCGAAAGCGGCCCGGGTCTCAAGTATAAGAGAGTACTTCTCAAGCTTTCGGGTGAGGCTTTGGCCGGCGACCGAGGGTTTGGAATCGAGCCCTCGGTGGTTGACCGTCTCACGGATGAGATTCGGTCGATCGTCGAGATGGGTGTTTCACTCGGCGTGGTGATTGGCGGTGGAAACATCGTCCGAGGTGCGATGGCCTCAAAGGAAGGGATGGATCGGGTCCAGGCGGACTATATGGGCATGCTCTCGACGGTCATCAATGCACTGGCCGTCCAGGACCTGTTGGAGCACAAGGGCGTCGAGACGCGAGTGATGACCGCGATCCGCATGGAAGAAATTGCGGAACCCTATATCCGGCGACGGGCCATGCGTCACATCGAAAAGGGCCGTGTCGTGCTCTTTGCGGGGGGCACCGGGAATCCCTACTTCTCGACCGACACAGCCGCGGTCCTCCGCGCGATCGAAATGGACTCAGACGTCGTGATCAAGGCGACGAAAGTCCAGGGCGTCTATACGGCGGATCCTGTGAAGGACCCCGGCGCTGAGTTCATTCCGTCGATCTCGTTTCAAGAGGTTATGCAGCGGGAACTTGCAGTGATGGACGCTGCTGCCGTCTCGCTCTGCAAAGAGAACGGCTTGCCCATTATCGTTCTCAACCTTGAGAATCGTGGGGCTGTTGGGAATGCAATCCGTGGTGAGCGTATCGGAACGCTTGTATCGTAA
- the uppS gene encoding polyprenyl diphosphate synthase: MASERLDQILVSGDVPRHVAVIMDGNGRWAQQRGLPRHLGHREGMKSVREAIEGAVEAGVEILTLFAFSTENWNRPVQEVSALMGLLQLYARRERAELKRRGVEVHVLGQLDRIDGSTRKAIDTIVNGTRGGTELRLNLMISYGGREEIVRSARILAERVARGEMDPSEIDKDALSATLFTEGLPDPDLLIRTSGEYRISNFMLWQLAYTELHISPVLWPEFGREHLFEAVRDYQRRERRFGRVEVP, from the coding sequence ATGGCGTCAGAGCGGCTGGACCAGATTCTTGTGAGTGGCGACGTGCCTAGGCACGTGGCTGTGATCATGGACGGCAACGGTCGCTGGGCGCAGCAGCGCGGCCTACCACGCCACCTGGGTCATCGCGAGGGTATGAAATCCGTACGCGAGGCCATTGAGGGCGCAGTCGAGGCGGGTGTGGAAATTCTCACGCTCTTTGCGTTCTCCACCGAGAACTGGAATCGCCCGGTGCAGGAAGTCTCTGCGCTCATGGGGCTCCTCCAATTGTACGCCCGCAGAGAACGGGCGGAGCTCAAGCGCCGGGGCGTCGAGGTACACGTACTGGGCCAGCTCGACCGGATCGACGGGTCCACTCGGAAGGCCATCGACACAATCGTAAACGGGACGCGCGGTGGAACAGAACTCCGCCTGAACCTGATGATTTCTTATGGCGGTCGTGAAGAAATCGTTCGATCGGCCCGAATTTTGGCAGAACGGGTGGCCCGTGGCGAAATGGACCCGAGCGAAATTGATAAGGACGCCCTCTCCGCGACCCTTTTTACCGAAGGCTTGCCTGATCCCGATCTTCTGATCCGGACCTCGGGCGAATACCGCATCAGCAACTTCATGCTTTGGCAGCTCGCCTATACCGAACTACACATCAGTCCGGTGTTGTGGCCCGAGTTCGGCAGGGAGCATCTGTTCGAAGCGGTTCGCGATTACCAACGCCGCGAGCGCCGCTTTGGGCGTGTCGAGGTTCCATGA
- the tsf gene encoding translation elongation factor Ts: MSEVTMISAKDVKMLRDMTGAGMMDCKRALTETDGDIEKAVDLLRAKGASKAAKRAEKSTDEGTIGSYVHFDNRTAVIVELNCETDFVANTDDFKALAKDIALHVASMAPIAVSSDDIAQDVIDRERAVYLEQVKEEGKPEHIAEKIVEGKLNKFFKESTLMAQPFVKDSDKTIEQLITELSARTGEKMQVARFYRIKIGG, translated from the coding sequence ATGAGTGAAGTCACAATGATCAGTGCGAAGGACGTAAAGATGCTCCGCGACATGACAGGCGCGGGGATGATGGATTGCAAGAGAGCCCTCACGGAGACCGACGGTGACATCGAGAAAGCCGTCGATCTGCTCCGTGCCAAGGGTGCTTCGAAGGCCGCGAAGCGTGCCGAAAAGTCCACCGATGAGGGGACGATCGGGAGCTATGTGCACTTCGACAATAGGACTGCGGTCATCGTCGAGCTCAACTGTGAGACCGACTTTGTCGCCAACACGGACGACTTTAAGGCTCTCGCCAAGGACATCGCTCTGCACGTTGCGTCCATGGCGCCTATTGCGGTTTCGAGTGATGACATCGCGCAAGACGTCATCGACCGTGAACGTGCGGTTTACCTCGAGCAGGTGAAGGAAGAGGGGAAGCCGGAGCACATTGCGGAGAAGATCGTTGAGGGTAAGCTCAACAAGTTCTTCAAGGAGAGCACGCTAATGGCGCAGCCCTTCGTGAAGGATTCGGACAAGACCATTGAGCAGTTGATTACCGAACTGTCTGCTCGCACCGGTGAGAAGATGCAGGTAGCGCGTTTCTACCGTATCAAGATCGGCGGATAA